A single window of Pseudoalteromonas ulvae UL12 DNA harbors:
- a CDS encoding substrate-binding periplasmic protein, which translates to MIKLVFWMCIGWLFFPAHATKPTLNFYTEISPPGNYLDESGILVGSSVEMIEELNRIASYRVKSHVFPWTRAYQKVLKRPNSAIFSISRTPQREDLFHWVGPLLRVKWVLYKHRDSQIEIANLDDAKQLTSIAATRNDAKADYLLSLGFKNLDLSEDNIGRMRKLYANHNDVILTSNLGVERLAELALQDPEHLEIALEVKSSDIYLAFNKETDQQIIDDYKRAFEVLQKSPIYYEILVKWYGEKATHEIFQSIGLKWAFTERTYH; encoded by the coding sequence ATGATCAAATTAGTCTTTTGGATGTGTATTGGGTGGCTGTTTTTTCCTGCCCATGCCACAAAACCGACATTAAATTTTTACACAGAAATCTCTCCGCCAGGTAATTATCTAGATGAGTCGGGTATTTTGGTCGGTTCAAGTGTTGAGATGATTGAAGAGCTTAATCGTATTGCGAGTTATCGGGTGAAAAGTCATGTTTTTCCGTGGACGCGCGCCTACCAAAAGGTACTTAAAAGACCCAATTCCGCGATTTTTTCTATTTCTCGCACGCCACAGCGCGAAGACTTATTTCATTGGGTTGGGCCATTACTCAGAGTAAAATGGGTGCTGTATAAACATCGAGACTCGCAGATTGAGATTGCCAACTTAGATGACGCAAAACAGCTGACGTCAATTGCAGCAACACGAAACGATGCCAAAGCTGATTATCTTTTGTCGCTTGGGTTTAAAAACCTTGATTTATCTGAAGATAATATTGGCCGGATGCGCAAATTGTATGCAAATCATAACGATGTGATTTTGACTTCCAATTTAGGTGTGGAACGCTTAGCTGAGCTTGCTTTGCAAGATCCTGAACACCTAGAAATAGCGCTTGAGGTTAAGTCGAGTGATATCTATTTGGCGTTTAATAAAGAGACTGATCAGCAAATAATCGATGACTACAAGCGCGCATTTGAGGTACTCCAAAAATCTCCAATTTATTATGAAATTTTAGTCAAATGGTATGGTGAAAAAGCCACCCACGAGATTTTTCAAAGCATTGGCTTAAAGTGGGCGTTTACTGAACGCACTTATCATTAA
- a CDS encoding aminotransferase class V-fold PLP-dependent enzyme, whose amino-acid sequence MDYKQDFVLNNHCYLLSHSVGRPLKTAEHIAHQQFFQPWQYSNADPWAQWLCVITQFQTALAQLFNAHPDDFCPQVNLSSALCKIITAIPSFNTPTPTILMAEDDFPSMAFALEHSRNHQLNLRFIPKGSNLTDIACWQRYLTHEVDLVFISHAYSNTGQCSPVQDIIALTQQFNCISVVDCAQSAGVIPLDLKALNADFVIGSSVKWLCGGPGAAFLWVNPLRVSHCTPQDVGWFSHRNPFEFDIHHFEYHNTALRFWGGTPSILPYAVAAHSIAYFADIGVKQVRQLNFTQLEKIHAAFPSWCVSPQQPELASGTCILNFQHRQPDVLAQLQHHNISVDVRASGIRLSPHIYTDMNDIERLITAIEEALQ is encoded by the coding sequence ATGGATTATAAACAAGACTTTGTCTTAAATAACCACTGCTACCTACTCAGTCACTCTGTTGGCCGACCATTAAAAACTGCGGAACACATCGCACATCAACAGTTTTTTCAGCCTTGGCAATACTCGAACGCAGATCCTTGGGCGCAGTGGCTCTGTGTTATCACACAATTTCAAACGGCTTTGGCCCAACTATTTAATGCGCACCCAGATGATTTTTGTCCTCAAGTTAATTTGTCGAGCGCTTTGTGCAAAATCATCACTGCAATTCCCTCTTTCAATACGCCCACACCGACCATACTCATGGCCGAAGATGACTTTCCAAGTATGGCGTTTGCGCTTGAGCATTCGCGCAACCACCAGCTCAATTTACGTTTTATTCCCAAAGGTTCAAACCTGACAGATATTGCTTGCTGGCAGCGCTACCTCACTCATGAAGTTGATTTGGTTTTCATCAGCCATGCTTATTCAAACACAGGGCAATGCTCCCCCGTGCAAGACATTATTGCATTAACACAACAGTTCAATTGCATCAGTGTGGTTGATTGCGCCCAATCTGCTGGTGTTATTCCGTTAGATTTAAAAGCTCTAAACGCCGATTTTGTGATTGGTTCATCAGTGAAGTGGTTATGCGGTGGGCCTGGCGCGGCATTTTTGTGGGTCAATCCACTGCGGGTCTCGCATTGTACGCCGCAGGATGTCGGCTGGTTTTCACACCGCAATCCCTTTGAATTTGATATTCATCACTTTGAATATCACAATACCGCGCTGCGGTTTTGGGGGGGCACACCTTCGATTCTACCCTATGCTGTTGCAGCGCACAGTATCGCTTACTTTGCAGACATTGGAGTTAAACAAGTTCGGCAACTCAATTTCACACAGCTAGAAAAAATTCACGCCGCTTTCCCATCTTGGTGTGTGTCACCACAACAACCAGAGCTTGCATCAGGGACATGTATTTTAAACTTCCAACACCGACAGCCTGATGTGCTAGCACAATTACAGCACCACAATATTAGTGTTGATGTCAGAGCCAGTGGTATTCGACTCTCTCCGCATATTTATACCGACATGAATGATATTGAGCGACTTATCACTGCCATAGAAGAGGCCTTACAATAA
- a CDS encoding PrnB family protein — protein sequence MTNHSTLFDDWIRDDFIDLNTELENLYWQQSDRANVESIGQSFKQALEQQGLHFINALLAEGNTNQGFDHAFDLLGNVGLYMAACRRHEITEPSRETHSPLIEASTLAMHIGASIGVTPRFATAHLTTHNKAVEGEYKRFTHLPDERVFIDFNTKGILAYKQAADALIRIQPLGISHPATTDLLTTAIAAIQTVQKHNQTLFHTLDAERFFYCVRPYYKPYRVGSVVYRGANAGDFAGINVIDLLTGLCAGNDKAYSQMLVDKFLYMMPEDQAILRDCMRRPSMLDLFLQQQHCAHHLWFQENLHLFLQLCQVHGQAATQHHDQLVEKFISQPSQSLQAQHLDKLTASGPALPILIDALEKLRDRRTAAPRNDIKTRYHDIKTLSALIGQHHGL from the coding sequence ATGACCAACCACAGTACTTTATTTGATGATTGGATCCGTGATGATTTTATTGATCTCAATACTGAGCTAGAAAACCTTTATTGGCAACAAAGCGATAGAGCCAACGTAGAATCGATTGGCCAGAGCTTTAAACAAGCACTGGAGCAACAAGGCTTGCACTTTATTAATGCTTTATTGGCCGAAGGTAATACAAATCAAGGTTTTGACCATGCGTTTGATTTACTAGGAAATGTTGGTTTATATATGGCAGCCTGTCGCCGTCATGAAATCACGGAACCCTCTCGAGAAACTCATTCACCTTTAATCGAAGCATCCACATTGGCGATGCACATTGGTGCCTCTATTGGCGTTACACCACGCTTTGCCACCGCCCATTTAACAACACATAATAAAGCTGTAGAAGGCGAATATAAGCGCTTCACTCACTTACCCGATGAGCGTGTTTTCATCGACTTTAATACCAAAGGAATTTTAGCCTATAAACAAGCGGCAGATGCACTGATTAGAATTCAGCCACTGGGCATTTCTCACCCAGCCACAACTGACTTACTAACGACAGCCATTGCTGCAATTCAAACCGTCCAAAAACACAATCAAACCCTATTCCATACCTTAGATGCTGAGCGTTTTTTCTATTGTGTGCGACCGTATTACAAACCGTATCGAGTTGGCAGCGTTGTCTACCGAGGTGCAAATGCCGGCGATTTTGCAGGGATTAACGTGATTGATTTGCTAACAGGGCTCTGTGCGGGGAATGACAAAGCCTATTCTCAAATGTTAGTTGATAAATTTTTATATATGATGCCAGAAGATCAGGCCATTTTGCGCGATTGTATGCGCCGCCCCAGTATGCTTGATTTATTTTTACAGCAACAACATTGTGCACACCATTTATGGTTTCAAGAAAACTTACATTTGTTTTTACAGCTATGCCAAGTCCATGGACAAGCAGCAACGCAGCATCATGATCAGCTAGTCGAAAAGTTTATTAGCCAACCATCACAGTCACTGCAAGCACAACATTTAGATAAACTAACCGCGAGCGGGCCAGCCCTACCAATACTAATCGATGCTTTAGAAAAACTGAGAGATCGCCGCACTGCCGCGCCGCGCAACGATATAAAAACCCGCTACCATGATATTAAAACATTATCGGCGCTAATAGGTCAGCACCATGGATTATAA
- a CDS encoding GGDEF domain-containing protein: MKPDWWGSFIDLKSSQSIEIKRQKLVMYFSSYIGGLILLLFSLQHFENENSLLFSILLTSAAVVLSNVVLSHFHRYFKVSLYITGAGVSGLILGLVITGGHENTALYWLFPFPLVYFILFGYRQGLIVNLALFAVVLQLLYQPQWLLAEYRTDEKSRFIASYLVTVFLAFVAEYFRFRSHKELSSINLHRQKQANMDPLTKLPNRRFLDSVYFNKTKNADSGRFPMTVIVADLDFFKKVNDNYGHDIGDKVLIHVADLFKTHVRELDVVARVGGEEFLILLPHTQLVDALNVAEKIRACIAAHPYQCIEEKECRIEMTVSIGVAEATTIEQLNEAILCADEHLYAAKRNGRNCVIHQTY; the protein is encoded by the coding sequence ATGAAGCCTGACTGGTGGGGAAGTTTTATCGATTTAAAATCTTCCCAGAGTATTGAAATAAAAAGACAAAAACTAGTGATGTATTTTTCTAGTTATATCGGTGGGCTTATTCTATTGCTGTTTTCGTTGCAGCATTTTGAAAATGAAAACAGCCTGTTGTTCTCTATTTTGTTAACCAGTGCTGCGGTGGTTTTAAGTAATGTCGTGTTGTCTCATTTTCACCGTTACTTTAAGGTGTCTTTATATATAACAGGCGCAGGTGTATCAGGGTTAATTTTGGGGTTGGTCATTACGGGAGGGCACGAGAATACTGCGCTCTATTGGCTTTTTCCGTTTCCTCTGGTGTATTTTATTTTGTTTGGGTATCGACAGGGGTTAATCGTCAATTTGGCTTTATTTGCAGTTGTGCTGCAATTACTTTATCAACCTCAATGGTTACTAGCTGAATATCGCACCGATGAAAAATCCCGGTTTATCGCTTCTTATCTAGTTACTGTCTTTTTGGCATTTGTGGCTGAGTATTTTCGCTTTCGAAGTCATAAGGAATTGTCATCTATTAACCTTCACCGACAAAAACAAGCGAATATGGATCCACTGACCAAATTGCCGAACCGTCGTTTTCTTGATTCCGTCTATTTTAATAAAACTAAAAATGCAGACTCAGGTCGTTTCCCGATGACAGTTATAGTGGCCGACTTGGATTTCTTTAAAAAAGTAAATGACAATTATGGTCATGATATAGGCGATAAGGTGTTAATTCATGTTGCTGATTTATTCAAAACGCATGTTCGGGAATTAGATGTGGTGGCCAGAGTTGGAGGAGAAGAGTTTCTAATTTTATTGCCACATACTCAGTTGGTTGATGCTTTAAATGTCGCTGAAAAAATTCGTGCATGTATCGCCGCTCACCCATATCAATGCATCGAAGAAAAAGAGTGTCGTATTGAGATGACTGTGAGTATAGGTGTGGCTGAGGCTACGACAATTGAGCAATTAAATGAGGCCATTTTGTGTGCTGATGAACACCTTTATGCAGCAAAGCGAAATGGCCGAAATTGTGTCATTCATCAGACATATTAG
- a CDS encoding DUF6482 family protein → MKIHQLKSLLRDDQFQAVILSYADSNHYLVGAEDKQNNYFLLQDEKGKTKQFNSVREAENVLVAIGIEQANFIIETAYDEMIGRERCQAVSTSISLHP, encoded by the coding sequence ATGAAGATACATCAACTAAAATCATTGTTACGCGATGATCAATTTCAAGCGGTCATTCTGAGTTATGCCGACAGTAACCACTACCTGGTGGGTGCTGAAGATAAACAAAACAACTATTTTTTATTACAAGATGAAAAAGGTAAAACGAAGCAATTTAATTCAGTGCGCGAAGCCGAAAATGTGCTCGTTGCAATAGGCATCGAACAAGCCAACTTTATCATCGAGACAGCGTATGACGAAATGATAGGACGAGAACGTTGCCAAGCAGTATCGACGAGTATTTCTCTACATCCTTAA
- a CDS encoding methyl-accepting chemotaxis protein encodes MSSMQLTIRQKITLGFSTIAILLVAASSFFYVSLGQISHANNNVKTIAIPVQEQSKALQIQLLKMVKLGALAYTQTSQNTLSSSQKTYNELAQSFSEQTQDLVARVQDQQQMRNELQSAQQSYQTYINHTKSMFEAKLNTLVAINQFTQLNKQIEQVRIDASSAMLDLEIVDPQGQTRLLDEVIGTGIRIDDLLFTLASALSGIPQLASPETVNTHQADVQFLLGNIQTNFDYLVQQAASLDASEQLKRFTLAMQTLTAALDQPGQLYQLQQQKLQQRDNAEQAYYHADQFFNESYQSLDNLNMLANERFENLQEAAQNAIIRGETLAIVIAIVFLALASCISYITSKAMLGPLALVNKALGQIAAGDLRQRFEQRSNDEFGNLIANINKLSDDLTQLLGVIEQNAITLDKSASQSSEQSLTISTAAAAQITRVEKAKDLAEQIQQSSETVHNEASTSAQHVSDASQSSQEVRNIATANSDRINALSNNLKTTVATMNRLATHSDSIGSILDTIGSIAEQTNLLALNAAIEAARAGEHGRGFAVVADEVRSLASRTQSSTAEIHAMITNLQKETDGAQQAIHQGQMQATECAEQSVELNQAIMQIETALHTIDQMSKSITVAAQQQLSFSTDIASTMAQTEIAAQGNAEQAKGMTVTSEEVSQLAHSLSSSIHRFKLN; translated from the coding sequence ATGAGTTCAATGCAATTAACTATTCGGCAAAAAATCACGCTTGGCTTTAGCACTATTGCCATTTTATTAGTCGCCGCGAGCAGTTTTTTTTACGTTTCTTTAGGGCAAATCAGCCACGCTAATAACAATGTCAAAACCATTGCCATTCCTGTGCAAGAGCAAAGTAAAGCGCTGCAAATTCAACTTTTAAAAATGGTTAAATTGGGTGCGTTGGCCTACACACAAACGAGTCAAAATACACTTTCTAGCAGCCAAAAAACATATAATGAACTTGCTCAGAGCTTTAGCGAACAGACACAAGATTTGGTTGCTCGGGTGCAAGATCAACAACAAATGCGCAATGAATTGCAAAGTGCGCAGCAGAGCTATCAAACCTATATCAATCATACAAAAAGTATGTTTGAAGCCAAACTAAACACTCTAGTGGCTATCAATCAATTCACGCAATTAAACAAGCAAATTGAACAAGTACGCATTGATGCCAGCAGCGCCATGTTAGATTTAGAAATAGTCGATCCACAAGGGCAAACGCGTCTGTTAGATGAAGTGATCGGCACCGGAATACGTATCGACGATTTGTTATTTACACTCGCCTCTGCTTTGAGCGGTATCCCACAACTGGCGAGCCCCGAAACCGTTAATACCCATCAAGCTGATGTACAATTTTTGTTAGGCAATATTCAAACTAATTTCGATTATCTCGTCCAACAAGCGGCCAGCTTAGATGCCTCTGAGCAACTCAAGCGCTTTACTCTGGCAATGCAAACGCTGACTGCCGCTTTAGACCAACCGGGCCAACTGTATCAACTGCAACAGCAAAAACTACAACAAAGAGATAATGCAGAGCAGGCTTACTATCACGCAGACCAGTTTTTTAATGAAAGCTATCAATCTCTTGATAACTTAAACATGTTAGCCAATGAGCGCTTTGAAAATCTTCAAGAAGCGGCGCAAAACGCGATTATTCGCGGAGAGACATTAGCGATTGTGATTGCGATTGTTTTTCTTGCCTTAGCAAGTTGCATTTCTTACATCACTTCCAAGGCAATGTTAGGGCCTTTAGCGCTAGTCAATAAAGCGCTGGGTCAAATTGCTGCGGGTGATTTACGACAACGATTTGAACAACGAAGCAACGATGAGTTCGGTAATTTAATCGCAAATATCAACAAACTCTCTGATGATCTCACGCAGCTTTTAGGTGTAATAGAACAAAACGCCATCACACTTGATAAATCCGCCAGCCAATCCAGCGAACAAAGCCTCACCATATCGACTGCCGCGGCTGCGCAAATTACCCGAGTTGAAAAAGCAAAAGATCTTGCTGAGCAAATTCAGCAGAGCTCTGAAACCGTTCACAATGAGGCCAGCACAAGTGCTCAACATGTATCGGATGCATCACAATCGAGCCAAGAAGTGCGCAATATTGCCACAGCAAATAGTGACAGAATCAACGCCCTTTCAAATAATTTAAAAACAACCGTCGCAACCATGAATCGCTTGGCGACTCATAGTGACAGCATAGGCAGTATTCTTGATACCATTGGCAGCATTGCTGAACAAACAAACTTATTAGCCCTCAATGCGGCCATTGAAGCAGCCAGAGCCGGAGAGCACGGTCGAGGCTTTGCTGTTGTAGCTGATGAAGTGCGCTCTTTAGCGTCAAGAACCCAATCAAGTACCGCTGAAATCCACGCAATGATCACCAATCTACAAAAAGAAACCGATGGTGCACAACAAGCAATTCATCAAGGGCAAATGCAAGCCACTGAATGTGCTGAGCAAAGCGTTGAATTAAATCAAGCCATAATGCAAATCGAAACCGCGCTGCATACCATAGATCAAATGAGTAAAAGCATTACCGTCGCTGCACAGCAGCAACTTAGTTTTAGCACAGATATTGCCTCCACCATGGCGCAAACAGAAATTGCAGCACAAGGCAATGCAGAGCAAGCAAAAGGAATGACGGTCACCAGTGAAGAAGTGAGCCAATTAGCCCACTCATTGTCCTCGTCAATCCATCGCTTTAAGTTAAATTAA
- a CDS encoding MliC family protein — protein sequence MTPITPITPITPITPITPITPITPITPITPITPITPITPYAYQCSPAIEFVARLADKDHIWLFLPQKTVKLPRVKSGSGVKYQLENIMFWQHQDEAMLSLGNIVYKACKNNPSEAIWQAAKLNGADFRAVGNEPGWHLTINQKTNITLTTQYGQQIEHFSHAEILSSAAHTLYQAKNGSNTLLMKLSIGPCTDSMSGEKFETHVSLKVNEQSLKGCGKSLH from the coding sequence ATCACACCAATCACACCAATCACACCAATCACACCAATCACACCAATCACACCAATCACACCAATCACACCAATCACACCAATCACACCAATCACACCAATCACACCAATCACACCATATGCCTACCAATGCTCGCCAGCTATAGAATTTGTTGCACGCCTTGCTGACAAGGATCATATTTGGCTATTTTTACCGCAAAAAACAGTAAAGCTACCGCGGGTTAAAAGCGGTTCTGGGGTTAAATACCAACTCGAAAACATCATGTTTTGGCAACATCAAGATGAAGCAATGCTCTCCCTTGGAAACATTGTCTACAAAGCGTGTAAAAACAATCCAAGCGAAGCAATATGGCAAGCCGCAAAACTAAATGGCGCTGACTTTAGAGCTGTCGGTAACGAGCCCGGCTGGCACCTGACCATAAATCAAAAGACCAATATCACCTTAACCACGCAGTACGGTCAACAGATCGAACACTTCAGTCATGCTGAAATACTCTCAAGCGCAGCCCACACTCTCTACCAAGCCAAAAATGGCAGCAACACCTTACTCATGAAGCTATCTATTGGCCCCTGTACAGACAGTATGAGCGGAGAAAAGTTTGAAACACACGTCAGCCTTAAAGTAAACGAACAGTCACTAAAAGGCTGTGGAAAATCATTACATTAA
- a CDS encoding DUF808 domain-containing protein — protein sequence MAGASLFSLLDDIATLLDDIAVMSKVAAKKTAGVLGDDLALNAQQVSGVSADRELPVVWAVAKGSMLNKVILVPAALIISALMPALILPMLMLGGVYLCFEGAEKIVENYLHPKVADSEIAAEQTGDWQEYENTKIKGAIRTDFILSAEIIVISLGTVATASLLSQFTVLSIIAVAMTVGVYGLVALIVKIDDAGLHLIKHHQPPSLACYFGRFLLGFAPYLMKTLSIVGTLAMFMVGGGILSHGVHAVAETIDSMAQVINGLLVTWLHWLAPAVLNGVFGFIVGLIVVACMMAGLKMKARWFKKI from the coding sequence ATGGCTGGTGCTAGTTTATTTTCTTTGCTCGATGATATTGCAACTTTACTTGATGACATCGCGGTGATGAGCAAGGTCGCAGCGAAAAAAACAGCAGGTGTACTCGGAGATGATTTGGCGCTTAACGCTCAGCAAGTATCAGGTGTGAGCGCTGACAGAGAATTACCTGTGGTATGGGCTGTTGCAAAAGGGTCAATGCTTAATAAAGTGATTTTGGTGCCAGCTGCTTTGATTATTAGCGCGTTGATGCCAGCATTAATTTTACCAATGTTGATGCTAGGTGGCGTATATTTGTGCTTTGAAGGTGCTGAAAAAATAGTTGAGAATTACCTTCATCCTAAAGTGGCCGACTCTGAGATTGCAGCAGAACAAACAGGTGATTGGCAAGAGTACGAGAATACAAAAATTAAAGGTGCAATTCGCACCGATTTTATTTTATCAGCTGAAATCATAGTCATTTCGTTGGGGACTGTAGCAACCGCTTCGTTGTTATCGCAATTTACGGTGCTGAGTATTATTGCCGTGGCGATGACGGTTGGTGTATATGGGTTGGTGGCTTTAATTGTCAAAATTGATGACGCAGGTCTGCATTTAATTAAACATCATCAACCACCCTCATTGGCATGTTATTTTGGGCGATTTTTGTTAGGTTTCGCGCCGTATTTGATGAAAACTTTATCGATAGTCGGGACCTTGGCGATGTTTATGGTTGGCGGAGGGATTTTAAGTCATGGGGTGCATGCCGTGGCTGAAACAATCGATTCGATGGCGCAAGTTATCAATGGTTTATTGGTGACGTGGTTACATTGGCTCGCCCCAGCTGTTCTTAATGGTGTGTTTGGTTTTATTGTAGGTTTGATTGTGGTCGCTTGTATGATGGCAGGCTTAAAAATGAAAGCGCGTTGGTTTAAAAAAATCTAA